Within the bacterium genome, the region TGATATCACCGATACGGGGCTTTTTATCCTGGCGCGGTTTGTGCTTCGATCAGCGGTTTGTGTAACCTTTACGATTCTTCTTGCCTCCACAACAACACCCTCACGCTTACTTAAAGGATTGAGGGCATTAGGAGTTCCGAGAATGTTCGTAACGGTTCTCTCGATGATGGAGCGTTATATCTCGGTCTTAGCAAAGACTGCCGGTGAAATCCACCTAGCCAAAATGAGTCGTTCAATCAGCGCAGGAAGCCTTCGACAAGAACACGATTGGGTCGCCTCCGGCATCGGTTCACTCTACCGACGAACCCAATCGCTAGGCCATAACGTCTACCTAGCCATGATATCCCGAGGCTACACCGGTGATATTCAGACATTAGAATCCCCCCGCTGGCGATCCAATGACTGGTTATTCGTAGCCTGCATAGGAATTCTGATTGTAATGCTGCTAAAGGTATGATTGATGATTCGAGGTAATGTATTGCGTATTTCCCATAAATTCAGCAAAGGCTTCGTCAGAGCCGCTTACGCTCTGCTACCGAAGCATCGTGATTTTCCTGAAATACGCAATACGGTAAGGTATTAAAGATGGATCTATTCTGTGTATCCGACGTCTCATTCTCTTATCCGGGGCAACCTAATTGCCTGGAGGAGATTGCATTTCAGGTAAATGAAGGGGAACGGGTGGCGCTGCTCGGGGCGAATGGCAGCGGAAAATCGACTCTTCTACATTTGCTCGATGGATTGTATTTCCCCAATAAAGGCTGCATTAGTGTGAAA harbors:
- a CDS encoding ATP-binding cassette domain-containing protein, encoding MDLFCVSDVSFSYPGQPNCLEEIAFQVNEGERVALLGANGSGKSTLLHLLDGLYFPNKGCISVKGHAITEDALEQQPFGPRFRKEVGFLFQNSDAQLFCPTVEAEIAFAPLQLR